The sequence CGCCCCGCTCGATCGCCTACGACATCGTCACGGATCCGGTGGAGACCGAATTTCTCAAGAATGCTCGCGCCGCCGGTTTCGCCACGATCGACGGGCGCGCCATGCTGATCGGGCAGGCGGCGGAGGCGTTCGAACTCTTCTTCGGCCAGCCCGCCCCGCGCGAGCACGACGCGGACCTGCGCGCGCTGCTGACGCGATGACCCGGCCGCTCGTCATCGGGCTCACCGGGTCGATCGGGATGGGCAAGTCCACAGTCGCGGCCATGTTCGCCGCCGCCGGTATCCCCGTCTTCGACGCCGACCGCGAGGTTCGCGCGATGCAGGGGCCGGGCGGCGCGCTGGTCCCTGCGATCGAGGCCGCCTTTCCCGGCAGCACCGGGCCCCACGGCGTCCTTCGCGACGCATTGGGCGCCAGGGTCTTCGGCGACGATGCTGCGCTCGCCCGGTTGGAGAAAATCGTCCATCCCGCCGTGGCCGAGCGGCGCGCGGCCTTCCTGCGCGATCACGCGGATGCGCCGCTGGTGATCTTCGATATTCCGCTCCTGTTCGAGAAAGGCGGCGTTGACGCGGTCGATCGCGTGGTGGTCGTGTCCGCTCCGGCAGAAGCGCAGCGCAGGCGCGTGCTCGCGCGGCCCGGCATGACCGAAGCGAAATTCGCCGACATCCTCGCGCGCCAGACTCCCGATGCGGAGAAGCGCGCCCGCGCCGATCATGTCGTCGATACGGGCGTATCGCTCGAAGAGACCGAGGCCGAGGTGCTGGCGCTGATCGAACGCCTACGCGGCTCAACCGGCCCCTTGTAATCCGGCCCCTTGTAATCAGGCCCGCCCCGTCCGATAGATATCGCAATGCGCGAGATCGTCTTCGACACCGAAACCACCGGCCTCGATCCAAGGACCGGGGATCGCATGGTGGAAATCGGCTGTATCGAGATCGTCAATCTGATGCCCACGGGGCGCAGTTTCCACGCCTATTACAATCCCGAACGGGATATGCCCGCAGGCGCCGAAGCGGTGCATGGCCTCTCCGCCGCTTTCCTGTCCGACAAGCCGCTGTTCCGGGATGGGGCGGCGGATCTGCTCGCTTTCATAGGGGACGATCCCCTGGTCGCGCACAATGCGGGCTTCGATTTCGGCTTCCTCAACAACGAGCTGGAACTGTGCGGGCTGACCCCGGTCGATACCGGGCGGATGGTCGACACCGTGGCTCTGGCGCGCAAGCGGCATCCGGGGGCCAAGCTCTCGCTCGACGCGCTGTGCACGCGTTACGGGATCGATCGCAGCCACCGGGTCAAGCACGGCGCGCTGCTCGACGCGGAATTGCTGGCGCAGGTCTATGTCGAATTGCGCGGCGGGCGGCAGATCGGGCTGGAGCTGGCGGCCGATGCCGCATCAAGTCAGTCGGGCGATACGCACCAGCCCGCGACCCTCCAGCTGCGCCAGGCACCGACCGGCGCGCGCCGCGAACCGCGTCCGCACGCGGCGTCCGCCGCCGAACTGGCGCGCCACGCCGAATTCGTCGGCAAGATGAAGGCACCGCTTTGGCTGAAGTGAGTTAGGAATATCCGGCGTATCCCGGGACGGCGGGATGCCCCGGCCAATGGGATCGGCGACGTTTAGCAAGGAGAACGATAATATGGATATCCGCGTCTCGGGCCACCAGATCGAAACCGGCGCCGCCTTGCAGGACCATGTGTCCGACCGGCTGCAGGCCATGGTCGAGAAATATTTCAGCCGCGCGCTCAGCTCGCACGTCACCTTCGGCAAGGCTGGGTCCGGCGCGTTTTCCTGCGACATCGTCACCCACGTCAACAAGGGCCTGATCCTCAAGAGCCATGGCGAGGCGCATGACGTCCATCAGAGCTTCGACCAGGCGCTCACCAAGGTCGAGAAGCAGCTGCGCCGCTACAAGCGCCGGGTGCAGGACCGCCATAGCCAGGCCGCCCACGCCATGGCGGAGGAAGAGGCCGCCTACACGATCTTCGCCGCGCCCGAACCCGATCAGGCGGACGAGCGCGAGGAAGAGAACGCACCGCCCATCGTCGCCGAGACCACGGCGGACATTCCCGAAGCCACCGTCGCCGATGCGGTGATGATGCTCGACCTGCGGGATACCGGCGCGCTGTTCTTCAAGAATGCGGGCACGGGCCGACACAACATGGTCTATCGCCGCCGCGACGGGACGATCGGATGGGTCGAGCCGAAGCGGGCCGACTGATCCACCTGATCTGACGCGAAACCTTGCGTCCGAGAGGCGTTCCGGGGCACGGGGGAAGGGTCATGGCCGACGACACACCACCCTCCCCCGCTTTCACGCCCAAGCCCAGCGAAGGCGCCGCATCGCATCACCGCGCGCTCGAGCGGCTGTATCGCTCGGCGCCGGTGAACACCCTGTTCGCCTCCGAACTGGCGATCGAGGGCGAGGGGCGCGCGCGGATCAGTTTCGATATCACCGAGGACGTCTTCCACGCGGCGGGTGCCGCCCACGGGACGGTCTATTTCAAGATGCTCGACGATGCGGCCTTCTATGCGGCCAACACGCTGGTGACGGACCGCTTCCTGCTCACGACATCGTTCAACCTCCATTTCACGAAACCGGTGCGGACCGGGCGCGTGATCGCGGAAGGGCGCTGGATCAGCGGGCGTCGCCGCGTCTTCGTCGCCGAATCGCGGCTGGTCGATGCGGAAGGGGACGAGATCGGACGCGGAACGGGCACCTTCATGCGCTCGCGCATCGCGCTTTCCGGCCTGCCCGGTTACGCACAATAGCCCGATGGACGATGCGCGCCTGCCCGCCCATGTCGAAGTCGCCGGGCTGATCCGCGCGGTCCAGGCGGCGGGCGGGTTCGCGACGGTGCTGCACAAGGGGGAGCGCGACGCGGGCGCGATTTGCCTGATTGCGACACATAAAGGCCACAATTCAACACTGTGGGAGCGGATGCCCCAGCTTGACGGGTCGCGGAAATTCGTCGCGACCAAGCATCAAGATACTGAAAATAAGGGATATTTTGACGAATACCTCGCCCGCCGCGTGCGTCAGGACCCGGATACCTGGCAGATCGAACTGGATATCGAAAATCCCGAACGCTTCATCGCGTCCTGCTGACCGATCGGCCTGCTAGAGGTTGACTCGGTTTCGGATGTGACTAGTTGGCCGCCGACTTCGCTTGCGTAGGCGGTCGTTGGGCATGGGGTCCGATGGCTAGCACGCAGTCGGGGAATGGCCGGCAGGCCCGTAACGGATCGCTCAACGACGCAGAGAACGCGCGACTGATCCCAGCCTGCGACAGGTATTCACCGCCGAATGTATCGGTTTCATGTTCAAACGATCGCTTACCGCAGGCGCGGGTATCGCCGCTGCTGCAATTCTTACGTTTGCCGGGGCCCAAGGTTCCGGCGCCGTGGCACAGGAATCGGATTCCGCCCCGGCGATCATCCTTCCCCAGACCGAAGTGACGGACGAAATCGTCCCCGCAACCGCTCCGGTCTTCGTGGAAAAGGAAGTGGCTCAGGAAATTCCCGCCGAGACGGCGGAGACCGAGCCCGCCCTCCCCTCCAGTGACGAGACCCCGCGCGCTTCCTCCTTGCGCGAACTCGTCGCCATGACGCCCACCGACGGCGCGCTCTCCGAAGAGCTGCAGTGCCTCGCAGGCGCGGTCTATTTCGAATCGCGCGGCGAACCGCTCGACGGCCAGCTCGCCGTCGCGCAGGTCATCATCAACCGCGCGGAATCGGGCCAGTTTCCCGAAAGTTACTGCTCGGTCGTGCACCAGCGCTCGCAATTCAGCTTCGTGAAGAATGGCCGGATGCCGCAGCCGCGGACATCCAGCGCTGCCTGGACGCGGGCCAAGGCCATCGCGCGCATCGCCCATCGCGGGTTATGGGATAGCGCGGCAGACGATTCGCTCTATTTCCACGCCAAATATGTCCGCCCGAGCTGGAGCCGCAAGAAAGTGGCCCGCGCGACGATCGATTCGCATATTTTCTATCGGTGAGATTTCAGGCGCCGGGCGCGAGCCGTCCGGCTCGCTTGGCTTCGGCCTGACGGCCGGCGCGCGGTTGCGCTTGCGGTCGCTGACGCGACCGATCGCGATCGAGGTCAGTCTTGGAGTTCGACCCATACGGGCGTGTGGTCGCTGGACTTCTCGCGCCCGCGATACTCCTTGTCGACGCCGGCCGCCGTCATCCGGTCGGCGAGTTCGGGGCTGAGCAGCAGATGGTCGATCCGAAACCCGTGATCGCGCTGCCACGCGCCCGCCTGATAGTCCCAGAACGTCCACACCCCGCCGCGCGGATTGAGCGTGTCGATGGCATCGGTCCAGCCATCCGCCAGCATCCGCGCATAGGCGTCGCGCGATTCGGGCTGCATCAGCGCATCGCTCGCCATTGCCTTGGGTGACCAGACATCCTTGTCCTCGGGGATCACGTTGTAATCGCCGACCAGGGCGGTGGGGATCTCCTGCGCCCAGAGATCGGCGGCGTGCGCGCGCAACCGTTCCATCCAGCGCAGCTTGTATTCGAATTTGGGGCCTGGAAGCGGATTGCCGTTGGGCAGATAGATGCACCCCACCCGGACGCCGTTCATATCGGCTTCGAGATAGCGGGCGTGATCGTCCTCCCCGTCTTCGGGAAACAGGTCTGGAAGGCCGCGCCGCGTTTCGACCGGCTTCACTCCGTCGGCGAGGATTGCGACGCCGTTGAAGCTCTTCTGCCCGTGCCAGATCGCGTGATAGCCGATCTCCTCGAACTCGGAAGCCGGGAAGCCCTCGTCCTGGGTCTTGATCTCCTGCAGGCAGGCGACGGTAGGCCGCGTCTCCGCAAGCCATTCCTTCAGGCGCGGCAGGCGCGCCTTGATCCCGTTGATGTTGAAACTGGCGATACGCATGGGCGTTCGTCTGCCCGAAACCGGCCTTCGCGTCTAATTCAAATCCCGAAGCTGGTACCGCATCCGCAGCCCGCCGCCGCCTGCGGGTTTTCGACGCGGAAGGCCGCGCCGCCCAGCGATTCGACGAAATCGACCGTGCTGCCCGCGACGAGATCGAGGCTGACCGGATCGACGACCAGGCGGACGTCGCCGGTCTCGCTCACCATGTCGTCGCTCTCGGCTTCGGGGGCGAGGCCGAATTTGTACTGGAAGCCCGAACAGCCCCCGCCCTCGACGGAGAGGCGCAGGATCGCGGGCGCGCCCTGCTTGGCGGCGATCGCCGCGACACGGTCGGCGGCGGCCTGGGTCAGGGTCAGGCGGGTGAGGGAGAGGGGTTCGGCCATGCTGCCGATGTAGGGAGCCGGAGCCCCGCCCTCAAGCGCGTCTCAGGCGGTCTGGATATATTGCCGCATCTGCGCCGCCTCGTGTTCGACCTGATCGATCTTGGATTTGACCAGATCGCCGATCGAAATGAAGCCGCACAATGTCTCGCCGTCGAGCACGGGAAGATGGCGGATGCGCCGCCGCGTCATCAGCGCCAGCGCGCCGTCGATTTCGGTCATGCGGTCGACCGTGATGGCGGGCGCGGTCATCGCTTCGCGGACCGGACGATCGAGCGCGGCGGCTCCGTCCTTGGCGAGGCAATAGAGGACATCGCGTTCCGAAAAGATCCCCGCGACCCGGCCTTCCTCCATCACCGGGAGGGCCCCGATCCGCCGTTCCGCCAGCAAGGCGACGACATCGCGCATCGTCTGGTCGACAGTGCAGGTCACGATGGCCGAGCTGGCCCGGCCCTCGATCAGATTTCCGATATTCATCCGCGTTCTCCCTCAACCCCAATGAACCGGGAGAATGCCATCATCGCGGGAAAAAGGCGAATCGCGGCTAAGCGACGGGCGCGCCCGACGCTTGCACCGGGGGCCGGGATTGCCCATTGCAGGGCGCATGGCTCGCAAGTCCCCGCTCGAAGATCCCGAAACCGCTGCCTTCGCGTGGGCGCGATACCGGCGGATCATGCGCTTCATGCTGCTGGTGACGGTAGGCGTGGTCGCGCTGGCGCTGGCCGTCCTCTATGACGGGGACAGCGAGGCGTCGGTCCATTATTACATCGCGATCGCGCTGGGGATCGGCTTCACCATGCTGCTGGCGAGCGCGCTGATGGGGCTGGTTTTCCTCTCCGCCGGGACCGGGCACGACGATTCGATAGA comes from Qipengyuania pelagi and encodes:
- the coaE gene encoding dephospho-CoA kinase (Dephospho-CoA kinase (CoaE) performs the final step in coenzyme A biosynthesis.), producing MTRPLVIGLTGSIGMGKSTVAAMFAAAGIPVFDADREVRAMQGPGGALVPAIEAAFPGSTGPHGVLRDALGARVFGDDAALARLEKIVHPAVAERRAAFLRDHADAPLVIFDIPLLFEKGGVDAVDRVVVVSAPAEAQRRRVLARPGMTEAKFADILARQTPDAEKRARADHVVDTGVSLEETEAEVLALIERLRGSTGPL
- the dnaQ gene encoding DNA polymerase III subunit epsilon; its protein translation is MREIVFDTETTGLDPRTGDRMVEIGCIEIVNLMPTGRSFHAYYNPERDMPAGAEAVHGLSAAFLSDKPLFRDGAADLLAFIGDDPLVAHNAGFDFGFLNNELELCGLTPVDTGRMVDTVALARKRHPGAKLSLDALCTRYGIDRSHRVKHGALLDAELLAQVYVELRGGRQIGLELAADAASSQSGDTHQPATLQLRQAPTGARREPRPHAASAAELARHAEFVGKMKAPLWLK
- the hpf gene encoding ribosome hibernation-promoting factor, HPF/YfiA family; the encoded protein is MDIRVSGHQIETGAALQDHVSDRLQAMVEKYFSRALSSHVTFGKAGSGAFSCDIVTHVNKGLILKSHGEAHDVHQSFDQALTKVEKQLRRYKRRVQDRHSQAAHAMAEEEAAYTIFAAPEPDQADEREEENAPPIVAETTADIPEATVADAVMMLDLRDTGALFFKNAGTGRHNMVYRRRDGTIGWVEPKRAD
- a CDS encoding PaaI family thioesterase, with the protein product MADDTPPSPAFTPKPSEGAASHHRALERLYRSAPVNTLFASELAIEGEGRARISFDITEDVFHAAGAAHGTVYFKMLDDAAFYAANTLVTDRFLLTTSFNLHFTKPVRTGRVIAEGRWISGRRRVFVAESRLVDAEGDEIGRGTGTFMRSRIALSGLPGYAQ
- a CDS encoding DUF1491 family protein — its product is MDDARLPAHVEVAGLIRAVQAAGGFATVLHKGERDAGAICLIATHKGHNSTLWERMPQLDGSRKFVATKHQDTENKGYFDEYLARRVRQDPDTWQIELDIENPERFIASC
- a CDS encoding cell wall hydrolase codes for the protein MAQESDSAPAIILPQTEVTDEIVPATAPVFVEKEVAQEIPAETAETEPALPSSDETPRASSLRELVAMTPTDGALSEELQCLAGAVYFESRGEPLDGQLAVAQVIINRAESGQFPESYCSVVHQRSQFSFVKNGRMPQPRTSSAAWTRAKAIARIAHRGLWDSAADDSLYFHAKYVRPSWSRKKVARATIDSHIFYR
- the xth gene encoding exodeoxyribonuclease III, which codes for MRIASFNINGIKARLPRLKEWLAETRPTVACLQEIKTQDEGFPASEFEEIGYHAIWHGQKSFNGVAILADGVKPVETRRGLPDLFPEDGEDDHARYLEADMNGVRVGCIYLPNGNPLPGPKFEYKLRWMERLRAHAADLWAQEIPTALVGDYNVIPEDKDVWSPKAMASDALMQPESRDAYARMLADGWTDAIDTLNPRGGVWTFWDYQAGAWQRDHGFRIDHLLLSPELADRMTAAGVDKEYRGREKSSDHTPVWVELQD
- a CDS encoding HesB/IscA family protein; its protein translation is MAEPLSLTRLTLTQAAADRVAAIAAKQGAPAILRLSVEGGGCSGFQYKFGLAPEAESDDMVSETGDVRLVVDPVSLDLVAGSTVDFVESLGGAAFRVENPQAAAGCGCGTSFGI
- a CDS encoding CBS domain-containing protein, with translation MNIGNLIEGRASSAIVTCTVDQTMRDVVALLAERRIGALPVMEEGRVAGIFSERDVLYCLAKDGAAALDRPVREAMTAPAITVDRMTEIDGALALMTRRRIRHLPVLDGETLCGFISIGDLVKSKIDQVEHEAAQMRQYIQTA